Genomic DNA from Lactuca sativa cultivar Salinas chromosome 8, Lsat_Salinas_v11, whole genome shotgun sequence:
gacttggaatcactgagaAATCTTAATTACATGTTCATATTAACGACTTATGATGATAACCATAATTTGCATTGAAGCATAGTAAGTGTAGGGATACTTATAGAGTTTTCCTGACTAAAAGTATTGAATATGTATAGGCAGAACTTCTACTCGGTGGCTACTACAAGTCAGGTACTCAAGGGGTCGCAGGGCTTCACTGACTACCAAAAAACTAAGGAAAATTGGCTACAAGAGATAGAACTGAGAGAGAGGGGTTGTAGGGCAAGATATGAGCAACATATACGAAACGAGGCAATTTGTAAGACTTTTTGAAATGCACGTTGCGCATAGATCAGGTGCATGCCATGCATCTGGTCATAAGCAGGAATGGTGTTCTATAGCCCTAAACGCCGTTGAGGCATTGTCACGTAGACCGTAGCCACTAGTCTTAAGTGTTTAATATACAAATTTTATTATATCTTAGGATATCTTTTATCAGTTTTCTTTTTCTTAAACATCTTGTATAGAATTGATTGAAAACCTATAAGCTCGCTAAACATTGAAAAAACTTATACCAAGAGCTTGAAGCTCCATGAAAAAGCTCCTCCCCtagtattttttttcttaaatttaatGTGTTTTCGTGGGAtgaaaaaattcccaaaaattCATTATGGATGCTCTTATTAATAATACACGatggattattattattttatttatttatttttgtgtgtTGTCTGGAGCTTTCCAACAAATACACGCAGTGGCGGACCTATGTAGGGCATTTGGGGTCCCGGGCCACTGCTCAATTTCCGGCacgcagtgtaattttttttttttttctattaggtgcaccCGCTTGAAGTACGAGGGACATCCCCTACTAAAACAGTCTGCGTCCGCCACTGAATACACAACCATGACTTACTCTTTAATTAACCTATTTGTAACTATTACTTGATAATAGtgatatattataaaataacaatgATGTATTACTATAATTCGTATTATTTAGCTATACTCTTTAATTGATCACTTAGTAAAATGTCAAAAATTTTGTGTTGCACATTTTGATCGATAGATTATATTGATCGAGTCAgctatataattatataatatatcTCTTGAGTCTCGAGTAGTAATCTACCAAGACCTTTACTTCAAACGAAaatagacttttttttttttttttgggggggggggggggggggggggggggtgggggggtgGGAAGCCTTACAGAGAAAGTTCAATAAACATTACACAATGGAAAAGGACCTAGTACGACTGTACGAACTCTTTCTTAGGCCCAATAGAGAATCGGCAAAAACTTGTGTTTATTTTTTAAACCAAATTTAAGAATACCATGCCACAATAAGTAATAAATTTCAATCATCGAAATATATGCCATCAAAATATAATTGATACCAATAGTTTTGAGTTAATATAGTTTAATCTAAATGTGATTGTTCCGAAGTTATAAATGAGGAGAGTAAAAACTTAATACATTTTTAACATATCTTATTATTTATAGTATTTTATAATCGTTTTCAAGTTGTTAAATTCGCTTAAGTAGCTGCATACCACCGTTTtgtaaaacaaacaaaaaaaaacgacTTCCACATTATGCACCAATACCGTGGTTCCACGTGTACAATACGAAAAATTGCCGCCTTTCGTTGAAGCTCTAGCGatgcaagtggagttcagtactTGATTCTTCTATGAATTCCTTCTGCTATAACTCATAATCACTATGCATCAAAATTTTCTGTGATCATAAATTCATAATGCAACTCAGGCTTCGACTTCAATCACCACCTTCCATTGGTAATGCGGATGATTAGTGATTACATTTTCAAGTAATCAAATGCTTCATTCATAGGTaccattctctctctcttttagtTACATTCATCTCTCTACTGATGTCAAATTTCAGTTTCTTGTTTGGAATTTTCGAAATTTCATAACAGTTTCTTAATTGGCCTACTCTGTTTATTACTCGCACTCGATAGTCTGATCATATATATGATCGATTCGCATTTCATTTACATTACGAATCTTTACTCCCTCTTCCTCCCTGTTCTTGCTTTAATTTCTACTCTTGGCgctcatttagggtttttgaattTGTATCAAGATTTTGAATCTCTCTTAATTCAAGCTTCTTAGTCGTGTTTTGAAATGTTCGTGAATATTTTACATAGTTTTATTTGTAATCTTTGATTTCTGTTAACAAATTCTGCAAATACTTGAATCTTTTTCTTATTGTGTTCATTATGTTCAGTCTTCTTCAACCCTTTCGTGAGAATTCAGTAGTTTACTTTCTTGACTTTGTTTTACGAATCGAATCTGATTTATGTTTCCATCTGAATCGATATTCCACTTTACCTTTTAGTTTCTGAGGATCttaatttttttctctttttactGTTTATTAGGATCATTGTTCCATTCTGTTGTTCAATTTCGATCCTGACATAAAGAGACATTCTTTCTTTAGTCATATTCTTCCTTGTACATTATGTGATACTTCTTTTTCCTGGATTCAATTTTTTTCCGGAACTTTTCTGGTTTTGAAATCAAACACACATAGGAGTAAGACTAGttttgagattttgtgcttaaAATCCAATGGCTCGGGTATCGAAGACTAATCCTTTTCACGCAAGAAGACTCGCAGAGGCGAGAGCAAACAATGAAGGTCAAGAACAGAGAGAAGAGTCACAGACACAGTCAAGATCAAATAATGAAGGTCTAGAACAGACACAGACAGAGTCAAACGATAAAGCTGATGAAAAAAGTAGCGAAAGTAGTGGCGAGGAATGGCAAGGAGAAGTGAAGAAGCGTAAGCGTAAGTCGCCCATGGAAAAAGCTGGAAAAAGAGGAAGAGCAACGGCAAAAAGAGGAAGAGGAAGAGCAACGGCAAGAAAGACAACATTTGCTGTTAGGATGGCATTATATGAACAAGAAGAAATGGCAAAAAAGAGTGACCCAAAAGGCAAAGGAAAAGAAAAGATGCAAGAAACCGATGAATATGAAGAACATGAAGCATGCAAAGGAAATTCGAATGGAAAATACATGGACGATAAGAGAGATAAAGATGATGATGTCATGCCAGGCTTAATGAACATTTGAATTTGACTTTCTTGTTGGGTTTTTGGATTACTTACTCATTGAGAGGATTCAATAAAGACTAGCTAGCTAGAATTAAAGCCATTTTCATATCGTTTTTCCATATAAAAGAATCAGATTACAATCGTCAAATTGTAGTGTTATCTACGACTAACTCCAAATCTCCATCTTCTTTACTTTTTGCATGCTCTTCCAATGGCTTATAAGTATAAAACCATGCACATGCGAAATAATAAAAAAGGTTTAAAACTTGAATCCCACTAACTAGCATGTAGTAGTATTCCAATCTACCTCTATTCAAATTCCGATCAGGGAGCCAATTTCTCCCGTTTTTATTAGTGTACTTATGAACCATGGTCACCATTAACGTCCCTGCATACTGTCCAACTGCAATTGCACTCCAGTAAAGAGCCAACGCCGTGCTTTTCATACTTTCCGGCGACTGATCATAAAGAAACTCGAGTTTACCAACGTGGAACATCGCTTCTGCTACACCATGAAGTGAATACTGAGGAACCAACCAAAACACACTTATGGGTATCATTACAGTTGGTTTGTCGAGCAAGTTATGATTTCTTGCTACTTGTTTTCTTTTAATCTCCACAAATGATCCCACAAATGTTGCCAGAATGTTTACGACAAAACCTACACCGATTCTTTGTAAACATGTGATTCCTGAAGGGTTTTTTGTGAAGCGATATGCAAAGGGGACGAATACACGATCGTATAATGCTAGAGTAACAAGGGTGCCGATGACACCGAAGACTGCCATGCTCGCCGGAGGGATTTCAAATGAGGGGGAGAGATGGCGATCCATGGTGCGAGCTTGCGTGAGGGTGAAGCTAGCTTGGTGTGAATAAGCCATTACATAAATTATTCCTGTTGATATGATTGGCAACAATCGAATCATGGACTTTAGTTCTTCAACTCTGTGGACAGTAGCGATTCGCCAGAGCTTTGGTGAGTTTGAAATGAGATCGGTGTCTTCATCGGTAACTATGGCAGCTTTATCAAACCACCTTCAAAAACATAGAATAAAGATTCAATATTAATAGAATAATAGTGTGCATGTATGTTTTGACATATCTTACTTCAGTTGATTTGTGTGAACAAGTCGTCCATCCTTAGAAATACTTGCATCAAGCTCTTTATTCTGATAAAGAAGATTATCATCCAAAGGCACCACGCTTTTCCATTTCTTTGTTGCAGCAACGATCACTTGAGCAAGTCTAACAAACGGGCTTCCTTGTGGTTTTATGTTCTGATAAAGCGGAGAACCTACTAAAAATGCTACGAATGCAATACCCATTGCTATCGTTGGAATCCCAAGTCCCCAACCCCAACTCACCCTATCTTGGATATAAACAACCACCGTAAGAGCAGATAGACTTGCGAGCGACAAGAAAAAGTAGTACCAGTTGAAGAAATTCCAGCTGGTTGTTTTTGCTTGTGTTTTCAATTTAGATATGTCAAGTTGATCAGCCGCAAACGCAACGACACACGGCCGAGTTCCTCCTAACCCGACTGAGGTAAGGAGGAGGGAGATATACAGCACCGATAGTTGAGATGATGACGCTTCTTTGCAGTTGACTTGGGTCGGACATTGCGGTGGCCGGAATTGAGGCAAGATTGATGATATAGTAATGATGATCATTCCCTGCAGAGATGATATGAAGTCGATCGTTAGGTTTCATTATTAATGCATGTGTATATATGAGTAGGTGGTGTGGACTGTGGAGTGGAAATCGATAAGAATTGAACCAGCTCGTAGATGAGCAAGGCGATGATGATGGTGAAGTAACGACCGGCGAAAGAATCGGCGACGAGTGCACCAATGATGGGCATAAAACTAGCGACGCCGTTGAAGTTGGTGAGAGTGTTGGAAGCCTTGACCAATGGCATGTTGAGTTGTTGGGTCAAGTATGTGATCAAATTGGCATGGAATCCGGTAGCGGCGAATCTGTCACATATCTCATTTGCTGCCAAATCATCAAAAGCTAGCTTCATTGGTAGCTTGTTACACATGACAAGGATATATCTATGCATGGTGTCCATTGTGAAATTCAACAATTTTTCGTTGGTAAATTAACATTTTGCCCCTTTTTGTCTAGTGTTAAATGATAAATATGCTCAGTATATGTTTTAATTCTACATTCAAAATGATAAAAactatttagttataaaatactAGTATAAAGGATGCATATTTGATATAAACAATGtcatatacttttaaaaatacgAGTACTAATTATTACTGGATGTTTCTTTGGGACTTAATATGCATAATATGTTAAGCATTTGATCTAGTCATTTATATATTGCGTTAATCTGGACCGAACGATTTAATGATTAAGTCAAAAAAAACCTTGTTTCATGTATACAAACACCAACTCATCTCACGTCAAAactaataaatattttaaaaattgattaatatattatattattattccaTGCCGGGTATTACAGAGATGAGCGTAGTCAGGTATCCATCTTTTTTATTTGTAACCGGAATCGAAACAGCGATTCCTAAAATGTTGGAACTGGAATTGCAATCGGCAGGTAGCGGTTCCAATAGCTAGCCGGTATATGGTTTATTAAATTTATTGaatttttaaaacttataaaaatataTCTATCGTAAACTTACAATAAATTTATCAATAACATCAATATGAAATTCACTTCGTCTTAAAAATGAGGATTAGAAAATATCACTATCATAAATAATATCATGAGTAAATATATGCATAGTTCTTAGAAC
This window encodes:
- the LOC111919331 gene encoding protein NRT1/ PTR FAMILY 3.1 isoform X1, producing the protein MEPENEHMKDEESMDVAKRKKLGGIKTLPFILANEICDRFAATGFHANLITYLTQQLNMPLVKASNTLTNFNGVASFMPIIGALVADSFAGRYFTIIIALLIYELGMIIITISSILPQFRPPQCPTQVNCKEASSSQLSVLYISLLLTSVGLGGTRPCVVAFAADQLDISKLKTQAKTTSWNFFNWYYFFLSLASLSALTVVVYIQDRVSWGWGLGIPTIAMGIAFVAFLVGSPLYQNIKPQGSPFVRLAQVIVAATKKWKSVVPLDDNLLYQNKELDASISKDGRLVHTNQLKWFDKAAIVTDEDTDLISNSPKLWRIATVHRVEELKSMIRLLPIISTGIIYVMAYSHQASFTLTQARTMDRHLSPSFEIPPASMAVFGVIGTLVTLALYDRVFVPFAYRFTKNPSGITCLQRIGVGFVVNILATFVGSFVEIKRKQVARNHNLLDKPTVMIPISVFWLVPQYSLHGVAEAMFHVGKLEFLYDQSPESMKSTALALYWSAIAVGQYAGTLMVTMVHKYTNKNGRNWLPDRNLNRGRLEYYYMLVSGIQVLNLFYYFACAWFYTYKPLEEHAKSKEDGDLELVVDNTTI
- the LOC111919331 gene encoding protein NRT1/ PTR FAMILY 3.1 isoform X2 gives rise to the protein MIIITISSILPQFRPPQCPTQVNCKEASSSQLSVLYISLLLTSVGLGGTRPCVVAFAADQLDISKLKTQAKTTSWNFFNWYYFFLSLASLSALTVVVYIQDRVSWGWGLGIPTIAMGIAFVAFLVGSPLYQNIKPQGSPFVRLAQVIVAATKKWKSVVPLDDNLLYQNKELDASISKDGRLVHTNQLKWFDKAAIVTDEDTDLISNSPKLWRIATVHRVEELKSMIRLLPIISTGIIYVMAYSHQASFTLTQARTMDRHLSPSFEIPPASMAVFGVIGTLVTLALYDRVFVPFAYRFTKNPSGITCLQRIGVGFVVNILATFVGSFVEIKRKQVARNHNLLDKPTVMIPISVFWLVPQYSLHGVAEAMFHVGKLEFLYDQSPESMKSTALALYWSAIAVGQYAGTLMVTMVHKYTNKNGRNWLPDRNLNRGRLEYYYMLVSGIQVLNLFYYFACAWFYTYKPLEEHAKSKEDGDLELVVDNTTI